The following coding sequences are from one Lolium rigidum isolate FL_2022 chromosome 6, APGP_CSIRO_Lrig_0.1, whole genome shotgun sequence window:
- the LOC124661966 gene encoding glucan endo-1,3-beta-glucosidase GI-like, with product MVAGVCYGMVANNLPSRSDVVQMYRSKGITGMRLYSPDAQALSALRNSGISLMIDVGGTDQLAYLAASASNASAWVRTNVQAYQGLTIKYIVAGNEVQGGDTQNIVPAIRNLNGALSAVGLGGIKVSTSVRFDVVANSYPPSAGVFAQAYMTDVARLLSSTGAPLLANVYPYFAYRDNPRDIQLNYATFRPGTTVRDDNNGLIYTSLFDAMVDAIYAALDKAGTPGLRVVISESGWPSASGFAATADNARAYNQGLIDHVGGGTPKRPGTLETYIFAMFNENFKLGDLVEKHFGLFNPDKSPAYTIRF from the coding sequence ATGGTGGCCGGCGTCTGCTACGGCATGGTGGCCAACAACCTCCCGTCCCGGAGCGACGTGGTGCAGATGTACAGGTCCAAGGGCATCACCGGCATGCGCCTCTACTCCCCCGACGCGCAGGCGCTCTCCGCCCTGCGCAACTCCGGCATCAGCCTCATGATCGACGTCGGCGGAACCGACCAGCTCGCCTACCTCGCCGCCAGCGCCTCCAACGCGTCCGCCTGGGTCCGGACCAACGTGCAGGCCTACCAGGGCCTGACCATCAAGTACATCGTCGCCGGCAACGAGGTCCAGGGCGGCGACACGCAGAACATCGTCCCGGCCATCCGGAACCTCAACGGCGCGCTCTCCGCGGTCGGTCTCGGCGGCATCAAGGTGTCCACCTCCGTGCGGTTCGACGTGGTGGCCAACTCCTACCCGCCCTCCGCCGGCGTGTTCGCGCAGGCCTACATGACGGACGTGGCCCGGCTCCTGTCCAGCACCGGCGCGCCGCTGCTGGCCAACGTGTACCCGTACTTCGCCTACCGCGACAACCCGCGGGACATCCAGCTCAACTACGCCACGTTCCGGCCGGGCACCACGGTGCGGGACGACAACAACGGCCTCATCTacacctccctcttcgacgccatgGTCGACGCCATCTACGCCGCGCTGGACAAGGCCGGCACGCCGGGGCTGCGGGTGGTGATCTCGGAGAGCGGCTGGCCGTCCGCCAGCGGCTTCGCGGCCACGGCGGACAACGCCAGGGCGTACAACCAGGGGCTCATCGACCACGTCGGCGGCGGCACGCCCAAGAGGCCCGGCACGCTCGAGACCTACATCTTCGCCATGTTTAACGAGAACTTCAAGCTCGGGGACCTCGTGGAGAAGCA